TGATGGTGGTTGTGGTTTTGGTTCGGCTATGCCAAGAATACCTTATTTTTTAATTCCGATTTTCTTGATTATTTTAATCATCGGGATTATTCTTGCCGTCATTAAAGAGAAAAACCATGGCAAAAATGAAAACTAAACTCATTGCGCCGTGCGGGATGAATTGCAATATTTGTATGGCATATTTGCGAGAAAAAAATAAATGCCTTGGCTGTAGATATATTACCCCAAAAAATTCTATTTCCCGCGTAAAGTGCAGGATTAAAAATTGCAAAAAGCTTAAAGAGACAAGCTCTGGCTTTTGTTTTTTGTGCAAAGATTTTCCCTGCAAGAGAATAAAGCATTTGGATAAAAGATACAGAACAAAATACAATATGAGCGAGATTGAAAACCTTTTATATATTAAAAAATTTGGAGTAAGAAAATTTATACAAAAAGAAAAGAAAAAATGGACCTGCAAAAAATGCGGTGGTACAATCTGTTGTCATAGAGGAGTATGCTTTAGCTGTGGTTCTAAGAAATAACTTTTTTAATACGAATTTTTATTTGACAATCTTAGGTTTTTTTGTTAATAATATATATAGCGATTTTGGGAAATTCCCAAAATCTTTTTATTTAAGGAGGCAAAGATGGATAGGTATTTCTATACTTTCCGTTACCAGACAATTCCCAGCTGTAAAGATTTTCACCTGTCTGATATTTCTGTCAGAAGTATAAGGGCGGAAAACGAAGAAGCAGCAATCCAAAGGGCCAAGAAAATGGTCAAGGCCCAGGAAAGAAAGCTGAATAGCGGGTGTAAAATCTTTGAGTGCGATCTTATACTGGTCGCCAAAGAGGTCTGGAGAAATCCAGATAATATCTAATAAGGAGGTGAGCTCATCATTGAAAAACCCTGCAAAGGGTTTTTTCAATATAAATTACTTTTCTTTATTTTATAGAAAGAAATTGACAGAAGATTATTTTGTGCTATATTCTAAAATCCAAACAATGTTCTTTGATTTTGGTCTTTAAGTGGACCTTTATATATTTCCCGTAAAGCCGTAGAAGAATAAGATATTTAGGAGGTTAAAATGAGATCAAGAGACATTTTTGACAGTCTTTCGCCGATTGACTATCGATACTGGGACGAGGAAGTGGCGAGGTATCTCTCCGAGAATGGGTTCACCACTTACAAACTTCTAGTAGAGCTTGCGCTTGCAAAGGTGCTTCATCGTCAAGGTATCTGCTCAAAAGCCGCTGTCCAAGAAATCGAGTCGGCTTGTAGTAAGGTGAGGACCGCTGAGGTGTATGACGAAGAAGATCGAATTCGTCACGACATCCGTGCCCTCGTAAACTGTATCCGCGCCAAGGTGAGCGAGAAAACGAAGCCATACGTTCATATGACGGCAACCTCGTATGACATCGTTGATTCAGCAAACGCTGTTCGTTACCAGGAGGTCGTTAAGGACGTACTTCTTCCAACACTCATGAACTTGGAAGAGGTTCTCATCGCGATTGCACTTCGCGAAGCCGAGACAGTACAGGTTGGTAGGACGCACGGCCAGCATGCAGTTCCGATTACTTTCGGATTCGCGATCGCCGGCTATGTGAGTCGCCTGGGCGGGTCAATTGAGAAGTTGAAAAAGCTTTCTTCTGAGCTTCCTGGGAAGTTCTCGGGAGCAGTCGGAGCATATAATGCTTCGTCGCTTTTCTTCGATGACCCCGAGGACTTTGAGGCCAAAGTGCTCGCCGAGTTAGACCTTAAGCCAGCTGGGCACTCAACGCAGATTGTGCCACCCGAACCTCTGACTCGGCTTTTCTGCGAAGTTACGATCGCGGCAGGAGTACTGGCCAACTTGGCCGATGATATGCGGCATCTCCAGCGGACGGAGATCGGAGAGGTGGGTGAGGAGTTTGAAGCGGCGCAGGTTGGATCTTCCACCATGCCGCAGAAACGCAATCCCATCAACTTCGAGAACGTTAAGAGCTTATGGGAGATTGTTATGCCCCGCATCGTGACGGTGTTTATGGATCAGATCAGTGAGCATCAGCGCGACCTTACCAACTCTGCGTCTGCACGGACTTATGGCGAGGTTATCACCTACGTGGTTTCAATGGCAAAGCGCCTGACGCGCACGATGAAAAAGCTTACAGTTGATCGTGCTAACCTGGAGCGAAACCTTGCCATACAGGAAGGGTTGGTGGTTGCAGAGCCTCTCTATATCATCCTTGCAGCGTTGGGACATCCTGATGCCCATGAGAAAGTGAGGATACTCACACTGCAGGCTCAAAGCGAGAAACGGCCGCTCCAAGAGGTTTTTGCCGATGACACAGAGATGAAAGTGTATCTTGAGAAGATGACGCCATATCAACGGCAGATCCTTTCAGATCCGTCTCTCTACATCGGCATTGCTGCAAAGAAAGCAAGAGATGTCGCAGAACATTGGAAGCAAAGGTTAGGAGGTTGAACTTCGAGGTATTTATGCCCGTGGGCGCTACTGTCAATTCAGTGGCGCCCTTTTCATTTAAGAAAATTTCTCTTTATGAGTTTTATTTTTTTTCTTCAAGCTTTAATAGTCTCTTCCATTCTTTATTTACGATTTTTTGGAGTTCTTCTATTTTTTCAGGATAATCTTTCAAGTGAGCAAATCTTTTTTGCTGGTTTATAAATTCTTTAATTGGTTTTTCTTTTGCTGGTTTTATATTTACTATATATTTTCCATTTTCAACTTCATATAAAGGCCAGAAGTTTGTTTCTGTTGCAAGTTTTGAAATTTCAAGCGTTTTTGCGGGTGGGAATCCCCAGATTGT
This sequence is a window from Candidatus Paceibacterota bacterium. Protein-coding genes within it:
- a CDS encoding DUF3795 domain-containing protein — protein: MKTKLIAPCGMNCNICMAYLREKNKCLGCRYITPKNSISRVKCRIKNCKKLKETSSGFCFLCKDFPCKRIKHLDKRYRTKYNMSEIENLLYIKKFGVRKFIQKEKKKWTCKKCGGTICCHRGVCFSCGSKK
- a CDS encoding lyase family protein, producing the protein MRSRDIFDSLSPIDYRYWDEEVARYLSENGFTTYKLLVELALAKVLHRQGICSKAAVQEIESACSKVRTAEVYDEEDRIRHDIRALVNCIRAKVSEKTKPYVHMTATSYDIVDSANAVRYQEVVKDVLLPTLMNLEEVLIAIALREAETVQVGRTHGQHAVPITFGFAIAGYVSRLGGSIEKLKKLSSELPGKFSGAVGAYNASSLFFDDPEDFEAKVLAELDLKPAGHSTQIVPPEPLTRLFCEVTIAAGVLANLADDMRHLQRTEIGEVGEEFEAAQVGSSTMPQKRNPINFENVKSLWEIVMPRIVTVFMDQISEHQRDLTNSASARTYGEVITYVVSMAKRLTRTMKKLTVDRANLERNLAIQEGLVVAEPLYIILAALGHPDAHEKVRILTLQAQSEKRPLQEVFADDTEMKVYLEKMTPYQRQILSDPSLYIGIAAKKARDVAEHWKQRLGG